A window from Scheffersomyces stipitis CBS 6054 chromosome 7, complete sequence encodes these proteins:
- a CDS encoding fungal Zn(2)-Cys(6) binuclear cluster (go_component nucleus~go_function transcription factor activity; zinc ion binding; DNA binding~go_process regulation of transcription, DNA-dependent; transcription): RTKTACDYCRKRKSKCNGENPCSNCLTHSKDCTYTKRVSKSSSNSKDKKHNPNSIQGLNSRLSTLEGLLSKLVKRLDSKSLLDLGNSRSDTVSLNSLPSESNSEDEQEEEDFSKELVLNEKSSCQIVTSARDRILQYFGSHSMFCIFSAKSIKWMKGRIEGKGDDSLLLPIRNLPYALNSVVQSNMKVWAQSLPTSPSNSKFFFNKNEKNLIFELLEYYYDDINIAPYLCSLHTIRELFQLYFYALSSHDVDILNGISQSEFLIMNVSIALCLTNKSGDVKDNHNFPALSAASSSDLAQFKQKMFSNAVACYERVSVVCEGIRTIQGIALVTLYIEASFITDFQINHMLVSVMVRFACDLGLHSTVSVSKYDAEEHAHLKRRLWWFCEYMDSEVCYRSGKATLINRANVTILTEEDDYFLSVPLDPFKNDVCKKNSSELVANCRKWGYQNYYIYYTLMLCRLKEKSYNNLFKPQVAHQSQEELLKSLQDINEDMFRMARLMEPEIRPTLYYVKRPESPSRSCFAELSESNNNFFQYSSLLLQLSFFAHLLSINRVPFMNNMFESNEKTIKFGNLSLESARTILHLVVDLDRTKVPNSILNWVTFYPFMAYCSLIGHCLSFPQENSTHMDCTLLIRVSLNFFAYRGLNEEDIRTFGESKTYDNKSMMYDLITRLLLRVLVNLMDKESEHHYANEIKGLSDHMEACANIYPDLFKK, from the exons CGGACTAAAACAGCCTGCGACTACTGTAGGAAAAGGAAGTCCAAGTGTAACGGAGAAAACCCCTGTTCAAACTGCTTGACTCACAGCAAAGACTGTACATATACT AAGAGGGTGTCCAAGTCTCTGTCTAATTCCAAAGATAAGAAGCATAACCCCAATTCCATACAAGGACTCAATAGTAGACTTTCTACTTTGGAAGGTCTTCTTTCTAAACTAGTGAAAAGACTCGACTCCAAAAGTCTATTGGACCTTGGGAATTCTAGATCAG ATACAGTGTCTTTAAACTCGTTACCTTCTGAAAGTAACAGTGAGGACGAAcaggaggaagaagatttttCCAAAGAATTGGTCCTCAACGAAAAATC GTCCTGTCAAATAGTGACTAGCGCCAGAGACAGAATCTTACAGTACTTTGGTTCTCATTCGATGTTCTGTATCTTTTCAGCAAAGTCGATAAAATGGATGAAAGGCAGAATAGAAGGTAAGGGCGATGACTCCCTTCTTTTGCCAATAAGAAACTTGCCTTACGCTCTTAACAGTGTAGTCCAGTCTAACATGAAAGTATGGGCTCAGTCTTTGCCAACTTCACCGTCCAATagcaagttcttcttcaacaagaacgaAAAGAATCTCATTTTTGAGCTTCTTGAATACTATTATGACGATATCAATATCGCACCCTACTTGTGCAGTTTACACACAATTCGTGAATTGTTCCAACTCTACTTCTACGCTTTGTCCAGTCATGATGTAGATATTCTTAACGGAATATCACAGAGTGAATTCTTGATTATGAATGTCTCTATAGCTTTGTGTTTGACCAACAAGTCTGGAGATGTGAAGGATAATCATAATTTCCCAGCTTTGTCAGCAGCATCCAGTTCTGATCTCGCCCAATTCAAGCAGAAAATGTTCTCCAATGCTGTTGCATGTTATGAAAGAGTCTCTGTGGTCTGTGAGGGTATAAGAACCATCCAAGGTATAGCATTGGTCACTTTGTATATCGAAGCTAGTTTTATTACTGATTTCCAGATTAACCACATGTTGGTTTCTGTGATGGTCAGGTTTGCTTGCGATTTGGGACTTCACAGCACTGTTTCCGTTTCCAAATACGATGCTGAAGAACATGCccatttgaaaagaaggtTGTGGTGGTTTTGTGAATACATGGATAGTGAAGTTTGCTACAGAAGTGGGAAAGCCACGTTGATTAATCGTGCAAATGTGACAATCTTAaccgaagaagatgactaCTTCCTTTCTGTGCCTTTGGATCCATTCAAAAACGACGTCTGTAAGAAAAACTCATCTGAACTAGTAGCAAACTGCCGTAAGTGGGGGTACCAAAATTACTACATCTACTACACTTTGATGTTATGCAGACTTAAAGAAAAGAGttacaacaacttgttcaaacCTCAGGTTGCTCATCAAAGCCAAGAGGAATTATTGAAATCATTGCAAGATATCAATGAGGATATGTTCCGTATGGCGAGATTGATGGAACCCGAAATTAGACCAACATTATATTATGTCAAAAGACCAGAGTCTCCTAGCAGAAGTTGTTTCGCTGAACTTTCTGAaagcaacaacaactttttcCAGTACAGTTCTCTCTTGTTGCAGTTGTCTTTCTTTGCTCATTTACTCTCAATCAACAGGGTGCCCTTTATGAACAACATGTTTGAAAGCAATGAAAAAACTATCAAGTTTGGTAACTTGTCTTTGGAAAGTGCCAGAACCATATTGCATCTCGTGGTAGATTTGGATAGAACAAAGGTTCCTAATTCGATCTTGAATTGGGTCACTTTCTATCCATTTATGGCATATTGCAGTCTTATTGGCCACTGTTTGTCTTTCCCACAAGAAAACAGTACTCATATGGATTGTACGTTGTTGATTCGTGTATCTTTGAACTTTTTTGCATACAGAGGTCttaatgaagaagacataAGAACGTTTGGTGAATCAAAAACATATGACAATAAGAGTATGATGTACGACTTGATCACACGTTTACTTTTGAGAGTGTTGGTCAATTTGATGGACAAAGAATCCGAACATCACTATGCAAATGAGATCAAGGGTTTGAGCGACCACATGGAAGCATGTGCCAATATATACCCtgacttgttcaagaag
- a CDS encoding predicted protein, with protein sequence MQYPYLISRTIDPIFAISIGVASYYLHERRVGRPEGRTLNELVAKKFFKSS encoded by the coding sequence ATGCAATACCCTTACCTTATCTCTAGAACGATAGATCCCATCTTCGCCATCAGTATAGGCGTTGCGTCCTACTACCTCCACGAAAGGAGGGTCGGAAGACCAGAAGGCAGAACCTTGAACGAGTTGGTagccaagaagttcttcaagagcctGTAA
- a CDS encoding predicted protein — protein sequence MSVVTIQEDKQFVQTYIQLIGLSENAPLDKFNSTTDYNKLESLGPSLPRFKVPFPVASSGAISEQTISLKFKSIKPPFRFTVDSSAVPTSSTIFKIKTDLIESVPILKEAGVTPANLKLMLKSKVVHDSSALSSLPNVESEVTFNVMVSAPDASKTVPVAEPVTAPVVETVADTKEINPLQITESTWNKISDILKEDLGEERGGQALDKLKTNWK from the coding sequence ATGTCTGTCGTaacaattcaagaagacaagCAATTTGTCCAGACCTATATCCAGCTCATTGGACTTTCAGAGAATGCTCCGCTagacaagttcaattccACTACAGACTATAACAAACTAGAATCGTTGGGTCCAAGTTTACCACGATTCAAGGTTCCATTTCCAGTCGCTAGCAGTGGAGCAATCTCAGAACAGACCATTTCTTTAAAGTTCAAGTCAATCAAGCCTCCTTTCAGATTCACTGTAGATAGTTCGGCTGTTCCAACATCTTCTACTATATTTAAGATCAAGACTGATTTAATCGAATCTGTTCCTATATTGAAGGAAGCTGGTGTGACACctgccaacttgaagttgatgttgaaatcTAAAGTTGTGCACGACTCGTCCGCTCTTTCATCATTGCCTAATGTAGAATCTGAAGTTACTTTCAATGTCATGGTGTCAGCTCCAGACGCTTCAAAGACTGTACCTGTTGCTGAACCCGTAACTGCACCTGTAGTTGAGACTGTTGCAGACACGAAAGAGATAAATCCATTGCAGATCACAGAGTCCACTTGGAACAAGATATCTGATATTCTCAAGgaagatcttggagaagaaagaggaGGGCAAGCATTGGACAAGCTCAAGACCAACTGGAAGTAG
- a CDS encoding predicted protein has protein sequence MVAKKGNPIFANKEDGNFREALKLYDAKQYKKALKLVETNLKKNSNHAESLALKGCINHNIGNKSEAESYVLKAIQKAPANYLVNHLAGIYYRSVENYVEASKWLKAANDNGSPNKPILRDLSLMQTQIRDYKNLKDSRQQYLEFQPGYRANWTGVAIAHHLNKDYAAAVSTLTKIEGIIKEHLTDADRYEQSECVLYKVDIIAKSGDIAKALATLEEDSSEIKDRLSFLEYKARFLMLLDKKHEASLIYRQLLQRNPDNMQYYNLLELSLGTVGNSVDLRLKLYEKLDSFYPRSDPPKFLPLTFTPSSHARFEEKVRSYLVPQLKRGIPATFVNVKPLYKNHKKLKVIEKVVLDFYAAELPKIDNPTVFVWTNYFLAQHYLYLNELDTANKYIDDALKHSPTLVELYTIKARIVKHQGKFEEAADIMNAGRELDLQDRFINSKATKYYFRANKVDEAIDCISLFTKLEDGVINGCKDLHVMQVNWVLVESAEAYKRLYHEYEAKLKEFKESSPLESEESKELENELVENIETYKGLALKRYNAVLKIFKIYYNDQYDFHSYCMRRGTPRDYIDTLEWEDRIHSTPIYTRVLKGMAEIYFEIYNEQQVKQSSESPSIEEGKTTKKQNNKKNKKKSQINKKKADFIARVESEKDDEDPLGAKLLSDLTNDDQIIDKLFQLYKPLIEEGKDLRLTHEVLYKTYLIEGKYVLALQSVKSLNKVLGGSSDVKLRSIGERVVELSETAQNDKNANAAIVKVVGKGLVSAFPEFGELSKEDFLNVYSK, from the coding sequence ATGGTGGCCAAGAAGGGAAACCCCATTTTCGCCAATAAAGAAGACGGCAACTTCCGCGAGGCATTGAAGCTCTACGACGCCAAACAGTATAAGAAAGCTCTCAAGCTTGTAGAGACAAACCTCAAGAAAAACTCCAACCATGCCGAATCTCTTGCACTCAAAGGCTGTATCAACCACAACATCGGCAACAAGTCCGAGGCTGAGTCATATGTGCTCAAGGCTATCCAAAAGGCACCAGCTAACTACTTGGTCAATCATTTGGCTGGGATCTATTACCGTTCTGTAGAGAACTATGTAGAAGCTAGCAAGTGGCTCAAGGCTGCAAATGACAATGGATCTCCCAATAAGCCCATTTTGCGTGACTTGTCATTGATGCAAACCCAGATCAGAGACTATAAAAACTTGAAAGACTCCAGACAGCAGTATTTGGAGTTCCAACCAGGTTACAGAGCCAACTGGACTGGTGTAGCTATAGCCCACCACTTGAACAAGGACTACGCCGCGGCCGTTAGCACTCTCACAAAGATAGAAGGCATAATCAAGGAGCATTTGACTGACGCTGACCGTTACGAACAATCGGAATGTGTATTGTACAAGGTTGATATCATAGCTAAGTCAGGCGACATCGCCAAAGCTCTTGCTACTTTGGAGGAGGACTCCTCTGAAATCAAAGACAGATTGTCCTTCTTGGAATACAAAGCTCGATTCTTGATGCTTCTTGACAAAAAGCACGAAGCATCTCTCATCTACCGTCAATTGCTCCAGAGGAACCCAGACAACATGCAGTACTACAACTTGTTAGAACTCTCTTTGGGAACTGTAGGCAATTCAGTAGATCTCAGATTGAAGCTTTACGAGAAATTGGATCTGTTCTATCCACGTTCAGATCCTCCCAAGTTTCTTCCATTGACTTTCACACCTTCTTCCCATGCTagatttgaagagaagGTCCGTAGCTACCTTGTTCCACAGTTGAAAAGAGGGATTCCAGCTACTTTTGTCAATGTCAAGCCTTTGTACAAAAACCataagaagttgaaagtcATCGAAAAAGTTGTCTTGGATTTCTATGCAGCAGAATTGCCCAAGATCGATAATCCGACCGTCTTCGTCTGGACTAACTACTTCTTGGCTCAGCATTACTTGTATCTTAACGAGTTGGACACTGCCAACAAATACATCGATGATGCTTTGAAACATTCTCCAACATTGGTAGAGTTGTATACAATCAAGGCTAGAATCGTTAAACATCAAGGTAAGTTTGAGGAAGCAGCTGACATTATGAATGCTGGACGTGAGTTAGATTTGCAAGACAGATTCATTAACTCTAAGGCTACCAAATATTACTTCAGAGCTAATAAAGTTGACGAGGCTATTGATTGCATTTCATTATTCACCAAACTCGAAGATGGAGTCATTAACGGTTGCAAAGACTTGCACGTGATGCAGGTAAACTGGGTCTTAGTAGAAAGTGCCGAAGCGTACAAGAGATTGTACCATGAGTATGAAGCCAAGTTAAAGGAATTCAAAGAAAGCTCGCCCTTAGAAAGCGAGGAAtccaaggagttggaaaatgaacttgtagaaaatatcgaaaCCTACAAGGGTTTGGCTTTGAAGAGATACAATGCCGTTTTaaagatcttcaaaatctacTACAATGATCAATATGACTTCCACTCCTACTGTATGAGACGTGGGACACCCAGAGATTATATTGACACCTTAGAATGGGAAGACAGAATCCATTCCACCCCCATCTATACTCGAGTATTGAAGGGAATGGCTGAAATTTACTTTGAAATTTATAACGAGCAACAGGTGAAACAAAGTTCTGAATCTCCCCtgattgaagaaggcaagACCACCAAGAAGCAAAACAATAAaaagaataagaagaagtcacaaatcaacaagaagaaggcagaTTTCATTGCCCGtgttgaaagtgaaaaggACGACGAAGATCCTCTTGGAGCCAAATTGTTGAGCGACTTGACCAATGACGACCAGATCATTGACAAGTTGTTCCAGTTGTACAAACctttgattgaagaaggtaaGGACTTGAGACTCACTCACGAAGTCTTGTACAAGACATACCTTATTGAAGGAAAGTACGTGTTAGCTTTGCAATCTGTGAAGAGTTTGAACAAGGTGTTGGGAGGAAGTTCTGACGTCAAGTTAAGAAGCATTGGCGAAAGAGTAGTGGAACTTTCTGAAACTGCTCAGAATGACAAGAATGCGAACGCTGCCATCGTCAAAGTAGTAGGAAAGGGCCTCGTCAGTGCCTTTCCCGAATTTGGTGAGTTGAGCAAggaagatttcttgaatgTCTACAGCAAATAG
- a CDS encoding predicted protein produces MSFFKAFRSQNSSNYSPLSQQDGSSLPPPVTQPSSNSFSARLSKLNPFRGDSVYLEDDENYVTSEPGYFELSKWDRMLIFALTFAGSVCCYLICIFLFPVLTLKPRKFAILWSLGSIFFIVSFGVLQGFKPYMEHLFSSTRIPFTIAFVTSIVMTLVSALKLKSIILSLIFSVIQLIAAIWYTVSYFPMGRQTLNLAGTVARSQVDTWINS; encoded by the coding sequence AtgagtttcttcaaagctTTCAGGTCTCAAAATTCTAGCAACTATTCTCCTCTTTCGCAGCAGGATGGTTCTTCCCTTCCTCCTCCAGTCACTCAGCCTTCAAGTAACTCATTCAGTGCACGTCTTCTGAAACTCAATCCCTTCAGAGGCGACTCGGTATAccttgaagatgacgagaACTATGTCACATCTGAGCCCGGTTACTTCGAACTATCTAAATGGGACAGAATGCTTATATTTGCTCTTACATTTGCTGGTTCTGTATGCTGTTATTTGATTTGTATTTTCTTATTTCCAGTGTTGACGTTGAAGCCTCGTAAATTTGCCATTTTATGGTCTCTAGGATCgatattcttcatcgtGAGTTTTGGGGTTCTTCAGGGATTCAAACCTTATATGGAACACTTATTTCTGTCTACAAGAATTCCGTTCACCATAGCATTTGTCACTAGTATCGTAATGACTTTGGTAAGTgcattgaaattgaagagcaTTATTCTCTCCCTCATATTCTCGGTCATTCAGTTGATAGCTGCGATATGGTACACCGTGAGTTACTTTCCCATGGGTAGACAGACTTTGAATCTTGCTGGAACGGTAGCTAGGAGCCAGGTAGACACTTGGATAAACTCTTAG